A window of the Verrucomicrobiota bacterium genome harbors these coding sequences:
- the urtD gene encoding urea ABC transporter ATP-binding protein UrtD: MTAHKEFILTIEGVTKSFDGFKAINDLNFYMDTGELRVVIGPNGAGKSTMLDLITGRTAPDVGKVEFGKDTDLTELNEYEINRLGIGRKFQTPSVYVDSTVFENIWLSLEGSRSLWSCLFSRISSEQRDRIHEVMKTIGLVDKADTKAGLLSHGQKQWLEIGMLLAQNPKLLLVDEPAAGMTDEETHKTGELLMSLEGKHSIVVIEHDMTFVRQIARKVTVLHQGHVLCEGTVDQVQNDERVIEVYLGRKKKA; this comes from the coding sequence GTGACCGCGCACAAAGAATTCATCCTGACCATCGAGGGCGTCACAAAATCGTTCGACGGCTTCAAGGCCATCAACGACCTGAACTTCTACATGGACACGGGCGAGTTGCGCGTGGTCATCGGCCCGAACGGCGCGGGCAAGAGCACCATGCTCGATCTCATCACGGGCCGCACCGCGCCGGACGTGGGCAAAGTCGAGTTTGGCAAGGACACCGACCTCACCGAGCTGAACGAATACGAAATCAACCGCCTCGGCATCGGCCGCAAGTTTCAGACGCCCTCGGTTTATGTGGACAGCACGGTCTTCGAGAACATCTGGCTCTCGCTCGAAGGCAGCCGCAGCCTCTGGTCATGCCTCTTCTCGCGCATCTCCTCCGAGCAGCGCGACCGCATCCATGAGGTGATGAAGACCATCGGTCTGGTGGACAAGGCCGATACGAAGGCCGGCCTGCTCTCCCACGGCCAGAAGCAGTGGCTCGAAATCGGCATGTTGCTTGCGCAGAATCCGAAGCTCCTCCTCGTGGACGAACCTGCCGCCGGCATGACCGACGAGGAGACGCACAAAACCGGCGAGCTGTTGATGAGTCTCGAAGGCAAGCACAGCATCGTCGTCATCGAGCACGACATGACCTTCGTCCGGCAGATTGCCCGCAAAGTCACCGTCCTCCACCAGGGCCATGTCCTCTGTGAAGGCACCGTGGACCAGGTGCAGAACGACGAGCGCGTCATCGAGGTGTATCTCGGTCGCAAGAAGAAGGCGTGA
- the urtE gene encoding urea ABC transporter ATP-binding subunit UrtE has translation MLTLSDINVSYDGSRILRGVSLEVPDRSLVCLMGRNGVGKTTTLKSIIGLVQADSGTVTLAGKNLTGCRPDERARDGVGYVPQGRDIFPHLTVWENLKLSLVVHGAKANGQVDRVLELFPILKEFLQRKGGVLSGGQQQQLAIARALLTDPKVLILDEPTEGIQPNIIDLIGDTLVKIKQEGKISILLVEQYLDFCLAVGDNFYIMDRGSIVASGPIAQLNDDLVKLHLTV, from the coding sequence ATGCTGACCCTTTCCGACATCAACGTTTCCTACGACGGCTCCCGCATCCTGCGCGGCGTCAGCCTCGAAGTCCCGGACCGCAGCCTCGTCTGCCTCATGGGCCGCAACGGCGTCGGCAAGACCACCACGCTCAAGAGCATCATCGGCCTCGTGCAGGCGGACTCCGGCACCGTGACGCTGGCCGGCAAGAATCTCACCGGCTGCCGGCCTGACGAGCGCGCTCGTGACGGGGTTGGCTACGTGCCGCAGGGGCGCGACATCTTCCCGCACCTCACGGTCTGGGAGAATTTGAAGCTCAGTCTCGTGGTCCACGGCGCGAAGGCGAACGGCCAGGTGGACCGCGTGCTCGAGCTGTTCCCCATCCTCAAGGAGTTTCTCCAGCGCAAGGGCGGCGTGCTCAGCGGTGGCCAGCAGCAGCAGCTCGCCATCGCCCGCGCCCTGCTCACTGACCCCAAGGTGCTCATCCTCGACGAGCCGACCGAGGGCATCCAGCCCAACATCATTGACCTGATCGGCGACACGCTCGTGAAGATCAAACAGGAGGGCAAGATCAGCATCCTCCTCGTCGAGCAATACCTCGACTTCTGCCTCGCGGTCGGGGACAACTTTTACATCATGGATCGCGGCTCCATCGTAGCCTCCGGCCCCATCGCCCAACTCAACGACGACCTCGTCAAACTGCACCTGACTGTATGA
- a CDS encoding urease accessory protein UreD, which translates to MVAAIHDFTTRRSGHAHLQCERIAGKTAVTSSFATSPLKLLTPRSRGESVWAYLSSFGGGMVAGDETRLDLHAGPGTRCFVGTQASTKIYRNPTQRPCSHRVRADVAEDSLLVLAPDPVQSFADSSFSQRQEIFLHPTAGLVLLDWCCSGRVARGERWAFNAYASRIEVWRSDQSAIPKRLFLDSLLLDPADGALDAPMRLGRFNCFALLLLLGPPLATAAQQLLATLAERPVERRAPLVVAASPLRDGALLRIAGERFEDVARELHTHLAFLPAHLGDDPFARKW; encoded by the coding sequence ATGGTCGCCGCCATCCATGACTTTACCACTCGTCGTTCCGGCCACGCGCACTTGCAGTGCGAGCGGATCGCCGGGAAGACCGCCGTCACTTCGTCCTTCGCCACCTCGCCGCTGAAACTCCTCACGCCCCGTTCGCGCGGCGAGAGTGTCTGGGCCTACCTCAGCAGCTTCGGCGGCGGCATGGTCGCCGGTGATGAAACCCGCCTCGACCTCCACGCTGGCCCCGGCACGCGCTGCTTTGTCGGCACGCAGGCCTCGACGAAAATCTATCGCAACCCCACGCAGCGCCCCTGCTCGCATCGTGTCCGCGCTGACGTCGCCGAGGACAGCCTGCTCGTCCTCGCCCCCGACCCGGTCCAGTCGTTCGCCGATTCCAGCTTCAGCCAGCGCCAGGAAATCTTCCTGCACCCGACCGCCGGACTGGTGCTCCTTGACTGGTGCTGTTCCGGCCGCGTCGCGCGCGGTGAACGCTGGGCCTTCAACGCCTACGCCAGCCGCATTGAAGTCTGGCGCTCCGACCAATCGGCCATCCCCAAGCGCCTCTTCCTCGACTCGCTGCTCCTCGATCCCGCCGACGGAGCGCTCGATGCCCCGATGCGCCTCGGCCGCTTCAATTGCTTCGCGCTCCTCCTGCTCCTCGGCCCGCCACTGGCCACTGCCGCGCAGCAACTGCTCGCCACCCTCGCCGAGCGCCCTGTAGAGCGCCGCGCTCCACTGGTCGTCGCCGCGAGCCCGCTCCGTGACGGGGCCTTGCTCCGTATCGCTGGCGAGCGTTTCGAGGACGTGGCCCGCGAACTCCACACCCACCTCGCCTTCCTCCCCGCACACCTCGGCGACGACCCCTTCGCCCGAAAATGGTAA
- a CDS encoding urease subunit gamma: MHLSPRELDKLTLHAAGSLAQKRLARGLRLNHPEAVALIATVLLEFIRDGRSVAELMNLGRKLLGRNQVMPGVPEMIYDVQVEGTFPDGSKLVTVHHPIASENGDLALALHGSFLPVPDISDFKPAAEQPVPGACEIKDGEIELNAGRATATLAVTNLGDRPIQVGSHYHFIETNASLRFDRAKAYGLRLDIPAGTAVRFEPGETKTVKLVEIAGKKVIRGGNNLASGKVSSAGKKAALKKAKAKGFASA; this comes from the coding sequence ATGCATCTTAGCCCCCGCGAACTCGACAAGCTCACCCTCCACGCCGCCGGCTCCCTTGCGCAGAAGCGCCTCGCGCGCGGGTTGCGCCTGAACCACCCCGAAGCCGTCGCGCTCATCGCGACGGTTCTGCTGGAGTTCATCCGCGATGGCCGGAGTGTCGCCGAGTTGATGAATCTTGGCCGTAAGCTGCTGGGCCGCAACCAGGTCATGCCCGGCGTGCCGGAGATGATTTACGACGTGCAGGTGGAAGGCACGTTTCCCGACGGCTCGAAGCTCGTCACTGTGCATCATCCCATCGCCAGCGAGAACGGCGACTTGGCCCTCGCGCTCCACGGCAGTTTCCTCCCTGTGCCGGACATCTCAGATTTCAAACCGGCGGCAGAACAGCCAGTGCCCGGTGCCTGCGAAATCAAGGACGGTGAAATCGAACTCAATGCCGGTCGTGCGACCGCCACGTTGGCCGTCACGAATCTCGGCGACCGCCCGATTCAAGTCGGCAGCCACTACCACTTCATTGAGACCAACGCTTCACTGCGCTTCGACCGCGCGAAAGCCTACGGACTGCGCCTCGACATCCCGGCAGGCACAGCCGTGCGTTTTGAACCCGGTGAAACCAAGACGGTGAAGCTCGTTGAAATCGCCGGGAAGAAAGTCATCCGCGGTGGCAACAACCTCGCCAGCGGCAAAGTTTCCTCCGCTGGGAAGAAAGCCGCGTTGAAGAAAGCGAAGGCGAAAGGTTTTGCCAGTGCTTGA
- the ureC gene encoding urease subunit alpha has product MSHKMKRAHYADMFGPTTGDKVRLGDTSLIAEVEKDFTVYGDECKFGGGKVIREGMGQAAGVGAKVALDCVITNALVLDHTGIYKADIGIKNGLISGIGKAGNPDMMAGVTKGMIVGVTTEVIAGEGLILTAGGLDTHIHFICPQQAHEAIAAGLTTMVGGGTGPAVGTCATTCTPAPFYFKAMLQAVDSLPLNFGFTGKGNTAMPAGLPEQIAAGAIGLKLHEDWGTTPAAIDCCLGIADKHDVQVTIHTDTLNESTFVEGTIAAFKGRTIHTYHSEGAGGGHAPDIIRICGEPNVLPSSTNPTRPYTVNTIDEHLDMLMVCHHLDPNLPEDVAFAESRIRGETIAAEDILHDMGAISMMSSDSQAMGRIGEVITRSWQTADKMKQQRGRLPEEKGDNDNVRIKRYLSKYTINPALAHGMAHVIGSIEVGKLADLVLWKPAMFGAKPEMVIKGGFIAWAQMGDPNASIPTPQPVYMRPMFGAFGRATGATSIAFVSQLCKAKGVAKGYGITKRIEAVKGCRKVTKRDLKWNNALPKITVDPETYEVRADGELLTCEPAQVLPLAQRYFLF; this is encoded by the coding sequence ATGTCCCATAAAATGAAACGCGCCCACTACGCCGACATGTTCGGCCCGACCACCGGCGACAAAGTCCGGCTCGGCGACACTTCGCTCATCGCGGAGGTCGAGAAGGATTTCACCGTCTATGGCGACGAATGCAAATTCGGCGGCGGCAAAGTCATCCGCGAAGGCATGGGCCAGGCCGCCGGTGTCGGGGCGAAGGTCGCGTTGGATTGCGTCATCACCAACGCGCTCGTGCTCGATCATACCGGCATCTACAAGGCCGACATCGGCATCAAGAATGGCTTGATCTCCGGCATCGGCAAGGCGGGCAATCCCGACATGATGGCGGGCGTGACCAAAGGCATGATCGTCGGCGTCACCACGGAAGTCATCGCGGGCGAGGGTTTGATTCTCACGGCGGGCGGCCTCGACACGCACATCCATTTCATCTGCCCGCAACAGGCGCACGAAGCGATTGCCGCCGGTCTCACCACGATGGTTGGCGGCGGCACTGGCCCGGCGGTCGGCACTTGCGCGACGACCTGCACGCCCGCGCCGTTTTATTTCAAGGCGATGTTGCAAGCGGTGGATTCCCTGCCGCTCAACTTTGGTTTCACCGGCAAAGGCAACACCGCGATGCCCGCCGGTTTGCCCGAGCAAATTGCCGCCGGCGCAATCGGCCTCAAGCTGCACGAGGACTGGGGCACGACGCCCGCCGCGATTGATTGCTGCCTCGGCATCGCGGACAAACACGACGTGCAGGTGACGATTCACACCGACACGCTGAACGAATCCACGTTCGTCGAAGGCACGATTGCCGCGTTCAAGGGCCGCACGATTCACACGTATCACAGCGAAGGCGCGGGCGGCGGTCACGCGCCGGACATCATCCGCATCTGCGGTGAGCCGAACGTGCTGCCGAGTTCCACCAACCCGACGCGGCCTTACACGGTCAACACGATTGACGAGCATCTCGACATGCTCATGGTCTGCCATCATCTCGACCCGAACCTGCCCGAGGACGTGGCGTTTGCCGAGAGCCGCATCCGGGGTGAGACCATCGCGGCGGAGGATATCCTGCACGACATGGGCGCGATCAGCATGATGAGCTCGGATTCGCAGGCGATGGGCCGCATCGGCGAAGTCATCACGCGGTCTTGGCAGACGGCGGATAAGATGAAGCAACAGCGCGGTCGCTTGCCCGAAGAAAAAGGCGACAACGACAACGTCCGCATCAAGCGTTACCTCTCCAAATACACCATCAACCCCGCGCTTGCCCACGGCATGGCGCATGTCATCGGTTCAATTGAAGTCGGGAAACTCGCCGATCTCGTGCTGTGGAAGCCTGCGATGTTCGGCGCGAAACCGGAGATGGTCATCAAAGGCGGATTCATCGCGTGGGCGCAGATGGGCGATCCGAACGCGAGCATTCCCACGCCGCAACCGGTTTACATGCGTCCGATGTTCGGCGCGTTTGGTCGCGCGACGGGTGCGACAAGCATCGCGTTCGTCAGCCAGCTCTGCAAAGCGAAGGGCGTGGCGAAGGGCTACGGAATCACCAAACGCATCGAAGCTGTGAAAGGCTGCCGCAAAGTCACCAAGCGCGACCTCAAGTGGAACAACGCGTTGCCCAAAATCACCGTGGACCCCGAGACCTACGAGGTCCGCGCTGACGGTGAGCTGCTCACCTGCGAACCCGCGCAGGTGCTGCCGCTGGCGCAACGGTATTTTCTTTTCTAA